The following proteins come from a genomic window of Geminicoccaceae bacterium SCSIO 64248:
- a CDS encoding crotonase/enoyl-CoA hydratase family protein, translated as MPAAERMGAMQIAARAMRSLSGIRDPEPAQAADDAAPAVLGRVDCGGDYAEIETRFEPEARILWRSRRTDGPTWLSLDMLAELRDVQTRLSHGIAEDGDPGGRPVRALVSCSPEPGIWCHGLDLRLLARLIRSENVTGLRRYLQAAIDALFPNTIGLHMPILTVALVQGDALGGGFEAALAHDVIVAESGTRLGLIDVRLGLPPGIGAFPLLARRIGRTRAERVLGEGRALTAEALQALGVVDLVAHPGQGPVAVRSMLAMEERRNDARLRLADARRRERPLAYDELLERAEHWIEAALTLQPDDLVRMDRLAVRQTMRSLRASPGLL; from the coding sequence ATGCCCGCAGCGGAACGGATGGGCGCCATGCAGATCGCGGCACGCGCGATGCGCAGCCTTTCGGGCATACGGGATCCGGAGCCGGCACAGGCGGCCGACGACGCGGCGCCCGCCGTGCTCGGTCGTGTCGACTGCGGCGGCGACTACGCCGAGATCGAAACCCGCTTCGAGCCCGAGGCGCGCATCCTCTGGCGCAGCCGCCGGACCGACGGCCCGACCTGGCTGAGCCTGGACATGCTGGCCGAGCTTCGGGACGTGCAGACCCGCCTCAGCCATGGCATCGCCGAGGACGGCGACCCGGGCGGCCGTCCCGTGCGTGCGCTGGTGTCCTGCTCGCCCGAGCCCGGCATCTGGTGCCACGGCCTCGACCTTCGTCTGCTGGCCCGGCTGATCCGCAGCGAGAACGTCACCGGCCTGCGCCGTTACCTGCAAGCCGCCATCGACGCGCTGTTCCCGAACACGATCGGCCTCCACATGCCCATCCTGACCGTGGCCCTGGTCCAGGGCGACGCGCTCGGCGGCGGCTTCGAGGCGGCGCTCGCTCACGACGTCATCGTCGCCGAGTCGGGAACGCGCCTGGGCCTGATCGACGTCCGCCTCGGCCTGCCGCCGGGCATCGGGGCGTTCCCGCTGCTCGCCCGGCGGATCGGCCGGACCCGCGCCGAGCGTGTCCTGGGCGAGGGCCGGGCTTTGACCGCCGAGGCCCTTCAGGCCCTGGGCGTGGTCGACCTGGTCGCGCATCCCGGCCAAGGCCCGGTCGCCGTGCGTAGCATGCTCGCCATGGAGGAGCGCCGGAACGACGCCCGGCTCCGCCTCGCCGATGCGCGCCGACGCGAGCGGCCGCTCGCCTATGACGAACTGCTCGAACGAGCCGAGCACTGGATCGAGGCCGCCTTGACGCTGCAGCCGGACGATCTCGTCCGCATGGACCGGCTGGCCGTGCGTCAGACGATGCGCAGCCTTCGCGCGTCGCCGGGCCTTCTCTAG
- a CDS encoding nitroreductase: protein MDALEALLTRTTVPQAMMAGPGPEGDALDLILQAGIAAPDHGKLRPWRFLLIRGEGLARLGEVFVSALLERQPDAPEGVVEKARTGPLRAPLIVVVVGAVQPDHPKIPEIEQIGSAAAAAQNMLIAAHALGFAGKWSTGGNAYDRAINQALGLAAHEHLIGYLYFGTSRAARDVPDRPGVASLVAEWPPAGA, encoded by the coding sequence GTGGACGCTCTTGAAGCTCTCCTGACCCGCACGACCGTGCCGCAGGCGATGATGGCCGGCCCCGGCCCGGAAGGGGATGCGCTCGACCTCATCCTCCAGGCCGGCATCGCCGCGCCGGACCATGGCAAGCTGAGGCCGTGGCGCTTCCTCCTGATCCGCGGCGAGGGCCTGGCCCGTCTGGGCGAGGTGTTCGTGTCCGCGCTGCTCGAGCGCCAGCCCGATGCGCCGGAAGGCGTCGTCGAGAAGGCGCGCACGGGACCCCTGCGCGCGCCGCTGATCGTCGTGGTCGTCGGCGCCGTTCAGCCGGATCACCCCAAGATCCCGGAGATCGAGCAGATCGGATCGGCCGCGGCGGCGGCGCAGAACATGCTGATCGCCGCGCACGCGCTCGGCTTCGCCGGCAAGTGGTCCACAGGCGGGAACGCCTACGACCGGGCGATCAACCAGGCCCTCGGCCTGGCCGCGCACGAGCATCTCATCGGATACCTCTATTTCGGCACGTCCCGGGCCGCGCGCGACGTGCCGGACCGTCCGGGCGTCGCCTCGCTGGTCGCGGAGTGGCCGCCCGCCGGGGCGTGA
- a CDS encoding MaoC family dehydratase translates to MVALYGYDIDAIELDMSAAFSKTITDADITLFAGISGDTNPVHLDEDFASGTLFNGRIAHGMLTASLISTVIGTKLPGPGCIYLSQSLRFLAPVRIGDTATAEVRVVQIQPERRRLTLACLCRVGSRKVVEGDALILIPERRPAV, encoded by the coding sequence ATGGTAGCTCTGTACGGCTACGATATCGACGCGATCGAACTCGACATGTCGGCGGCGTTCAGCAAAACGATCACCGACGCCGACATTACACTGTTTGCCGGCATATCGGGCGACACCAATCCGGTTCATCTCGACGAGGACTTCGCGTCCGGCACTCTCTTCAACGGCCGGATCGCGCACGGCATGCTGACCGCCAGCCTGATCTCCACCGTGATCGGCACCAAACTTCCGGGCCCGGGCTGCATCTATCTCAGCCAGAGCCTCCGCTTCCTGGCTCCGGTCCGCATCGGCGATACCGCGACGGCCGAGGTGCGCGTCGTCCAGATCCAGCCGGAGCGGCGCCGCCTGACCCTCGCATGCCTGTGCCGGGTCGGCAGCCGCAAGGTCGTCGAAGGCGACGCGCTCATCCTGATTCCGGAGCGCCGTCCCGCCGTGTGA
- a CDS encoding bifunctional riboflavin kinase/FAD synthetase, producing MRVFRGFQDLPERAAGAVVAIGNFDGVHRGHEIVLARTRAIAVALGLPSGVVTFEPHPLQVLRPATAPGRLTPLRAKLSQLRLLGIDEVRVLPFNAYLMSQPAETFVTDILVRRLGVRHVVVGRDFRFGHKRAGDVDLLMRLAGNVGLGVEILDKVAIEGEVCSSSLIRADLEAGRVERAAERLGRPYALRGRVVEGDRRGRQIGFPTANIRLPGRRPQMTPAAGVYAVRARLHGDGLGAGRPAIANLGWRPTFAGRDFRVEVHVFDFAGDLYGQVAETTFHTHIRDERRFEGIDDLKRQIELDCKAAIRHFRAGFA from the coding sequence ATGCGTGTCTTTCGCGGCTTCCAGGATCTCCCGGAAAGGGCCGCCGGCGCCGTGGTGGCGATCGGCAATTTCGACGGCGTGCACCGGGGCCACGAGATCGTGCTGGCCCGGACGCGGGCGATCGCGGTCGCGTTGGGCCTGCCCTCGGGCGTCGTCACCTTCGAGCCGCATCCGCTGCAGGTCCTGCGCCCCGCGACGGCGCCCGGCCGGCTGACGCCGCTGCGCGCCAAGCTGTCCCAGTTGCGCCTGCTGGGCATCGACGAGGTCCGCGTCCTGCCCTTCAACGCCTATCTCATGAGCCAGCCGGCCGAGACCTTCGTGACCGATATCCTGGTGCGGCGGCTCGGCGTCCGGCATGTCGTGGTCGGCCGCGACTTCCGGTTCGGCCACAAGCGCGCGGGCGACGTCGATCTGCTGATGCGGCTCGCCGGCAACGTCGGCCTGGGCGTCGAGATCCTGGACAAGGTCGCCATCGAAGGCGAGGTCTGCTCTTCCAGCCTGATACGGGCCGATCTCGAGGCCGGCCGCGTCGAGCGCGCTGCGGAGCGGCTGGGCCGGCCCTACGCGCTGCGCGGGCGCGTGGTCGAAGGCGACAGGCGCGGCCGTCAGATCGGCTTCCCGACCGCCAACATCCGCCTGCCGGGCCGCCGGCCGCAGATGACGCCGGCGGCCGGGGTCTACGCCGTGCGGGCGCGCCTGCACGGGGACGGCCTGGGCGCGGGGCGGCCGGCGATCGCCAATCTGGGCTGGCGGCCGACCTTCGCCGGCCGCGATTTTCGGGTCGAGGTCCATGTCTTCGACTTCGCGGGCGACCTCTACGGCCAGGTGGCCGAGACGACCTTTCATACCCATATCCGGGACGAACGCCGCTTCGAAGGCATCGACGACCTGAAGCGGCAGATCGAGCTGGATTGCAAGGCGGCGATCCGGCACTTCCGGGCGGGGTTCGCCTGA
- the ileS gene encoding isoleucine--tRNA ligase, which produces MTTDYRATVFLPATAFPMKANLPNREPEMLAFWRESDLWQTLRAQSEGREKFVLHDGPPYANGHIHMGTALNKILKDVINRSQQMLGKDAVYVPGWDCHGLPIEWQIEQAYRKKGRSKDEVPVVELRRECREFAANWIDVQREEFKRLGVQGDWDHPYTTMAFAAEAGIFRELAKFLMNGSLYRGKKSVMWSVVEKTALAEAEVEYHDHTSTTIFVRFAVVESPNPALAGASVVIWTTTPWTMPANRAVAYGEDLDYRVIEVEEAAEGSLAVPGERLVLAADLVEAVAKEAGIERFAVRAELSGTDLAGTTVRHPLALADAGYALTVPLLPAGFVTVEQGTGLVHIAPAHGADDFDLGAEHGLEVPDLVQEDGTYAGFVPLFAGQHVFKVAEAVKEALVRAGSLLASGTLVHSYPHSWRSKAPLIFRATPQWFIALDDGNAIRAKALEAIGETRWVPGAGENRIRGMIEHRPDWCVSRQRAWGVPIAVFVEKATGEVLRDPAVNARIEDAFAAEGADAWFASGPERFLGDAYAARDYEQVTDILDVWFDSGSTHATVLEQRPELCWPATLYLEGSDQHRGWFHSSLLEACGTRGRAPYEQVLTHGFVVDGQGRKMSKSLGNTVSPQDVMKTMGADILRLWVVSGDYSEDVRISDEIMAGQADAYRRMRNTFRYLLGNLADFREDERLPVERMPELERWVLHRLSELGRLVVEANAAYDFQRLYSALHTFCAVDLSAFYFDIRKDALYCDPTGSVRRRAARTVLDRVFDCLTAWLAPVLVFTAEEAWRSRFPDRGSVHLRAFPAVPPEWSSPALAAKWQRVRRVRRVVTGALEVERREKRIGASLQAAPIVHVTAEDAAALEGLDLAELAITSGVTVVKDAIPEGAFTLEDTPGVGVVPALADGHKCARCWQVLPEVGTGDAPDLCLRCDNAVASLEAA; this is translated from the coding sequence ATGACCACCGACTACCGGGCGACCGTCTTCCTGCCCGCCACCGCGTTTCCCATGAAGGCCAACCTGCCGAACCGCGAGCCCGAGATGCTCGCCTTCTGGCGGGAGAGCGACCTCTGGCAGACCCTGCGCGCGCAGAGCGAAGGGCGGGAAAAGTTCGTCCTGCATGACGGGCCGCCCTACGCCAACGGCCACATCCACATGGGAACGGCGCTCAACAAGATCCTGAAGGACGTCATCAACCGCAGCCAGCAGATGCTGGGCAAGGACGCGGTCTACGTGCCGGGCTGGGACTGCCACGGCCTGCCGATCGAGTGGCAGATCGAGCAGGCCTACCGCAAGAAGGGGCGCAGCAAGGACGAGGTGCCGGTGGTCGAGCTCAGGCGCGAGTGCCGCGAGTTCGCCGCGAACTGGATCGACGTCCAGCGCGAGGAGTTCAAGCGCCTGGGCGTCCAGGGCGACTGGGACCATCCCTACACGACCATGGCCTTCGCGGCCGAGGCCGGCATCTTCCGCGAACTCGCCAAGTTCCTGATGAACGGCAGCCTGTATCGCGGCAAGAAGTCGGTGATGTGGTCCGTGGTCGAGAAGACCGCGCTCGCCGAGGCCGAGGTCGAGTATCACGACCACACCTCGACCACCATCTTCGTACGCTTCGCCGTGGTCGAGAGTCCGAACCCGGCCCTGGCCGGCGCCTCGGTCGTGATCTGGACCACCACGCCCTGGACCATGCCGGCGAATCGCGCCGTCGCCTATGGCGAGGATCTCGACTATCGCGTGATCGAGGTCGAAGAGGCGGCCGAAGGCAGCCTCGCCGTTCCGGGCGAGCGTCTGGTCCTTGCGGCCGACCTGGTCGAGGCGGTCGCGAAGGAAGCGGGCATCGAGCGCTTCGCCGTGCGGGCTGAGCTGAGCGGCACGGACCTCGCCGGCACGACGGTGCGCCATCCGCTCGCCCTGGCCGATGCCGGCTACGCCTTGACCGTGCCGCTCCTGCCCGCCGGCTTCGTCACGGTCGAGCAGGGCACCGGCCTCGTCCACATCGCGCCCGCCCATGGCGCCGACGACTTCGATCTGGGCGCGGAGCACGGCCTGGAAGTGCCCGACCTCGTGCAGGAGGACGGCACCTATGCCGGCTTCGTGCCGCTGTTCGCGGGACAGCACGTCTTCAAGGTCGCCGAGGCGGTGAAGGAGGCGCTGGTCCGGGCGGGCAGCCTGCTGGCGTCGGGCACGCTGGTGCACAGCTACCCGCATTCCTGGCGCTCCAAGGCGCCGCTGATCTTCCGCGCGACGCCGCAATGGTTCATCGCGCTCGACGACGGCAACGCGATCCGCGCCAAGGCGCTGGAGGCGATCGGCGAGACGCGCTGGGTGCCCGGCGCGGGCGAGAACCGGATCCGCGGCATGATCGAGCATCGGCCGGACTGGTGCGTGTCGCGCCAGCGCGCCTGGGGCGTGCCGATCGCGGTCTTCGTCGAGAAGGCGACCGGCGAGGTGCTGCGCGATCCCGCGGTCAACGCCCGGATCGAGGACGCCTTCGCGGCGGAAGGCGCCGATGCCTGGTTCGCCAGCGGGCCGGAGCGCTTCCTGGGCGACGCCTACGCCGCCCGGGACTACGAGCAGGTCACCGACATCCTGGACGTCTGGTTCGACTCAGGCTCGACCCATGCGACCGTGCTCGAGCAGCGGCCCGAGCTCTGCTGGCCGGCCACGCTCTATCTCGAGGGCTCCGACCAGCATCGCGGCTGGTTCCATTCCTCGCTGCTCGAGGCCTGCGGCACGCGCGGACGGGCGCCCTACGAACAGGTCCTGACCCACGGCTTCGTCGTGGACGGCCAGGGCCGCAAGATGTCCAAGTCGCTGGGCAATACCGTCTCGCCGCAGGACGTCATGAAGACGATGGGCGCCGACATCCTGCGCCTCTGGGTGGTCAGCGGCGACTACAGCGAGGACGTGCGCATCTCCGACGAGATCATGGCGGGCCAGGCCGACGCCTATCGCCGGATGCGCAACACCTTCCGCTACCTCCTGGGCAACCTCGCCGACTTCCGCGAGGACGAGCGCCTGCCGGTCGAGCGGATGCCCGAGCTCGAGCGGTGGGTGCTGCACCGCCTGTCCGAGCTCGGCCGCCTGGTCGTTGAGGCGAACGCTGCCTACGATTTCCAGCGTCTCTACAGCGCGCTGCACACGTTCTGCGCGGTCGACCTCTCGGCCTTCTACTTCGATATCCGCAAGGACGCCCTGTACTGCGATCCGACCGGCAGCGTCCGACGCCGGGCCGCGCGCACCGTGCTCGACCGCGTGTTCGACTGCCTGACCGCCTGGCTGGCGCCGGTGCTCGTGTTCACGGCCGAGGAGGCGTGGCGCTCGCGCTTCCCGGACAGGGGCAGCGTGCATCTGCGCGCGTTCCCGGCGGTTCCGCCCGAATGGTCGAGCCCGGCCCTCGCGGCGAAGTGGCAGCGCGTCCGCCGGGTGCGCCGTGTGGTGACCGGCGCGCTCGAGGTCGAGCGTCGCGAGAAGCGGATCGGCGCGAGCCTGCAGGCGGCGCCGATCGTCCACGTCACCGCCGAGGACGCCGCCGCGCTCGAAGGCCTGGACCTCGCGGAACTCGCCATCACCAGCGGCGTCACCGTGGTCAAGGACGCAATTCCCGAGGGCGCTTTCACCCTCGAGGACACGCCGGGTGTCGGCGTCGTGCCGGCTTTGGCCGACGGCCACAAATGCGCGCGCTGCTGGCAGGTCCTGCCTGAGGTCGGCACCGGCGACGCGCCCGACCTCTGCCTGCGCTGCGACAACGCCGTCGCTTCGCTCGAGGCGGCCTGA